In Sphaeramia orbicularis chromosome 1, fSphaOr1.1, whole genome shotgun sequence, a genomic segment contains:
- the LOC115429812 gene encoding macrophage mannose receptor 1-like, with protein sequence MTPPPGNMTPPSGTAPSSGPPPPPSGPFCPDGWQWFSGRCYYFVKNAMTWPQAQTNCAVLGAVLVSVRSPQEHGFIQQQFNNNDNNRPPGTWLGGFYLQDQWLWVDGSWFYNNSLTFETEPNTSPCLFLSPSGEWISSLCNEGYSSICVQESNSGPPGLCPDGWVDFQGQCYFYNQDLLTWSDADTFCAEFEASLVSVHSPQEYHLLGQITSGSYPFWMGGFYLQGQWMWLDGSWFHQDFFGWNAPVDSYPCLAPYPEFGGSGRYLGQVQSHGGN encoded by the exons ATGACTCCTCCTCCTGGAAATATGACTCCTCCTTCTGGAACTGCCCCCTCCTCAGGACCCCCACCTCCACCGTCTGGTCCATTCTGTCCTGATGGATGGCAGTGGTTCAGTGGACGATGTTACTACTTTGTGAAAAACGCCATGACTTGGCCTCAAGCACAG ACTAACTGTGCTGTGTTGGGGGCAGTCCTGGTGTCCGTCCGCAGCCCCCAGGAGCACGGTTTCATCCAGCAGCAgttcaacaacaatgacaacaatagaCCCCCAGGCACTTGGCTGGGTGGATTTTACCTCCAG gacCAGTGGTTGTGGGTCGATGGGTCCTGGTTCTACAACAACAGTTTGACCTTTGAGACTGAGCCCAACACAAGCCCATGTTTGTTCCTCAGCCCCTCTG GGGAGTGGATCTCGTCTCTATGCAACGAGGGCTATTCCTCCATATGTGTCCAAGAGTCCAACAGTG GACCACCAGGCCTGTGTCCTGACGGCTGGGTTGATTTCCAAGGCCAGTGTTATTTCTACAACCAGGACCTACTGACATGGAGTGACGCTGAT ACTTTCTGTGCTGAGTTTGAGGCCAGTCTGGTGTCTGTGCACAGCCCTCAGGAGTATCATCTACTGGGTCAGATCACCTCTGGATCTTACCCCTTCTGGATGGGTGGCTTCTATCTCCAG GGTCAGTGGATGTGGCTCGACGGCTCCTGGTTTCATCAGGACTTTTTTGGTTGGAATGCTCCAGTAGATTCATATCCATGTCTGGCACCATACCCAG